Proteins from one Nicotiana tabacum cultivar K326 chromosome 23, ASM71507v2, whole genome shotgun sequence genomic window:
- the LOC107763650 gene encoding protein CURVATURE THYLAKOID 1B, chloroplastic: MASTTSPSLSLSSSSTLVDGKTTRQSAAAASSQCVTLPTLPPPPAVQSRAARTTAYCRKIARNVVAMATSTGEVATATEASSADMATTELPSELLQKIQEAWDKVDDKYAVSSLGVAAVLLLWSSTGVISAIDRLPLIPGVLELVGIGYTGWFAYKNLVFKPDREALISKIKDLYKEIIGSS; encoded by the exons ATGGCCTCAACTACCTCCCCTTCACTTTCTCTTTCCTCTTCATCAACTTTGGTCGACGGCAAGACAACTCGTCAGTCAGCTGCTGCTGCATCATCCCAATGTGTCACCCTACCCACCCTCCCTCCCCCACCTGCCGTCCAAAGCCGTGCTGCCAGAACCACTGCCTACT GTCGTAAGATTGCTCGGAATGTGGTCGCAATGGCAACGTCTACTGGAGAGGTTGCAACTGCTACAGAGGCCTCATCAGCTGATATGGCAACCACTGAGCTACCATCTGAGCTTCTCCAAAAAATTCAAGAAGCT TGGGACAAAGTTGATGATAAGTACGCAGTCAGTTCACTTGGTGTTGCTGCAGTACTTCTACTATGGAGCTCCACTGGAGTTATCTCG GCAATTGACAGGCTTCCTCTGATTCCTGGTGTTCTTGAGCTTGTAGGAATTGGTTACACCGGT TGGTTTGCTTACAAGAACTTGGTCTTCAAACCAGACAG AGAAGCTTTGATATCAAAGATCAAGGACTTGTACAAGGAAATAATTGGGAGCAGCTAA
- the LOC107763651 gene encoding cathecol O-methyltransferase 1-like, which translates to MACPVLLPPFGFTTVSLVGPLLVESWFELKDAVLEGGVPFDRVHSVDAFEYPKSDPKYNDVFNKAMINHTIVVMKKILENYKGFENLKILVDVGGGLGVNLKMITSKYTTIKGTSFDLPHVVQHAPSYPGVEHVGGDMFESIPEGDAIFMKWILHDWSDSHNLKLLKNCYKALPDNGKVIVVEAILPVKPDIDTAMVGVSQCDLIVMAQYPGGKERSEQEFRALATETGFKGVNLICCVCNFWVMEFCK; encoded by the exons atggcatgccccgtgttgttACCACCATTTGGGTTTACCactgtgtcacttg TTGGGCCTTTGCTAGTTGAGTCATG GTTTGAATTAAAAGATGCAGTTCTTGAAGGAGGAGTACCATTTGATAGGGTGCACAGTGTAGATGCATTTGAATATccaaaatcggaccccaaatACAATGATGTTTTTAACAAGGCAATGATCAATCACACAATTGTAGTCATGAAAAAAATACTTGAAAATTACAAAGGTTTTGAGAACCTTAAAATTTTGGTTGATGTTGGAGGTGGTCTTGGAGTCAATCTCAAGATGATTACATCTAAATACACCACAATTAAGGGCACTAGCTTTGATTTGCCACATGTTGTTCAACATGCCCCTTCCTATCCTG GGGTGGAACATGTCGGGGGAGATATGTTTGAAAGTATTCCAGAAGGAGATGCTATTTTTATGAAG TGGATTCTTCACGACTGGAGTGATAGTCATAATCTCAAGTTGCTAAAGAACTGCTACAAGGCTCTACCAGACAATGGAAAGGTGATTGTTGTTGAGGCCATTCTACCAGTGAAACCAGACATTGACACCGCAATGGTTGGCGTTTCGCAATGTGATTTGATCGTGATGGCTCAATATCCTGGAGGCAAAGAGCGATCTGAACAGGAGTTTCGAGCCTTGGCTACTGAAACCGGATTCAAAGGCGTTAACTTAATATGTTGTGTCTGTAATTTTTGGGTCATGGAATTCTGCAAGTAG